The following coding sequences lie in one Peribacillus frigoritolerans genomic window:
- the panB gene encoding 3-methyl-2-oxobutanoate hydroxymethyltransferase translates to MKLSGDFLKMKQNQEKIVMLTAYDYPSAKLAEQSGVDMILVGDSLGMVVLGYESTIPVTVNDMIHHTKAVKRGAPNTFVVTDMPFMSYHLSMDETLKNAARIMQEGHADAVKLEGADDVVEKISALTKAGIPVVAHLGLTPQSVGVLGGYKVQGKDAESAAQLLEDAKKCEAAGAMLVVLECVPYQVGELVTRNLDIPTIGIGAGAETDGQVLVYHDVIKYGVDRLAKFVKVYGDANELIGQSITSFVNEVKSKVFPSEKHTFTMKEEQLSELYGGKR, encoded by the coding sequence ATGAAATTGTCCGGAGATTTTTTGAAAATGAAACAAAATCAAGAGAAAATTGTCATGCTGACGGCTTATGATTACCCGTCAGCAAAGTTAGCCGAACAATCAGGTGTAGACATGATTTTAGTCGGAGATTCTTTAGGAATGGTCGTATTGGGATATGAGTCAACGATTCCAGTTACGGTGAATGACATGATCCATCATACAAAGGCAGTAAAACGCGGGGCACCAAATACATTTGTCGTGACGGATATGCCATTTATGAGCTATCACCTTTCTATGGATGAAACACTCAAGAATGCAGCCCGGATCATGCAGGAAGGTCATGCGGATGCCGTGAAGCTTGAGGGAGCGGATGATGTTGTTGAAAAAATATCAGCATTGACCAAGGCGGGCATCCCGGTTGTAGCCCATCTTGGCTTGACTCCTCAATCAGTCGGCGTTCTGGGCGGATATAAAGTGCAAGGAAAAGATGCCGAAAGTGCAGCACAGCTCTTGGAAGATGCGAAAAAGTGTGAAGCTGCGGGGGCGATGCTAGTAGTCTTAGAATGTGTTCCATATCAAGTGGGAGAACTCGTCACACGGAACCTTGACATTCCAACCATTGGAATTGGGGCAGGTGCTGAAACGGATGGTCAAGTCCTCGTTTACCATGATGTCATCAAGTATGGCGTAGACCGGCTGGCGAAATTCGTAAAAGTTTATGGAGATGCAAATGAACTGATTGGCCAATCGATTACAAGCTTCGTGAATGAAGTGAAATCTAAAGTTTTTCCGTCGGAGAAACATACATTCACGATGAAGGAAGAGCAGCTTTCTGAACTTTACGGAGGGAAAAGATGA